A region from the Arachis ipaensis cultivar K30076 chromosome B01, Araip1.1, whole genome shotgun sequence genome encodes:
- the LOC107626360 gene encoding probable disease resistance protein At5g66900 encodes MSVVIDALVGGAIEALLDTVIEIKEKNDKFKPSLEKLETTLKSLKPFIKQIEGIDAKLDRPKSETERLIKKMESGKNLVLKCSKLQWWDCCGKANRQEELEELYDSICEFFKLELQAINTRDVKEALVGVRDIQGGVREIQVEIGKLSKMVPRNERVELRGVCSPPKPPAFIVGFDVPLKQLKLKLMDDRIGDHPVVLTVTGAGGSGKSTLAKMLCWDDEVKDKFNDNIFFVTFGKKPKLSTIVQKLFQHTGYETLEFQSDEEMLNQIENLLNQLVRKNPILLVLDDVWPGSESLVDKFEFHIKDYKILVTSRVVIGRFGNPIVLKPLGDADAIKLFQHSASLNHSSSDVPDDVVKEIVRGCSGSPMALRVNGRSLSQQQRVVWQERAKELSRGGSVLHSSSDVLDSLQKCFDLLDPMGIECFQDLGLFPEDQRIPAAALVDMWTELYGDDDTSALANIYKLVNWNLADIVVTRNVESETVDYSYHYVMQHDLLRELAILQTSQKPEAERNKLILDISGNDLPKWWTTEKEYHIKARVLSISTDEAFATEWCNLEPSEVEALVLNIRAAKFTLPMFMKKMRKLKVLIVSNYDFFQMELNNSQLLGYLSELKRIRFEKVSVPFLGKAGIQLKNLQKISLFMCNVNEAFENCTTEVSEMLPSLLEINIDYCNMVALPNGISNIVSLKKLSITKCHKLSQLPEGIKNLVNLESLRVSSCVSLAELPESITRLRNLKLLDISECISISNLPEKVGELCSLRKLNVRGCSNLSELPSSIMDLGNLRDVICDEETKELWEDLKTTLNGLNIVVVQADINLHWLHH; translated from the exons ATGTCTGTGGTTATAGACGCTCTTGTTGGAGGCGCAATCGAGGCACTGTTAGATACTGTCATAGAAATCAAGGAGAAAAATGATAAGTTTAAACCCTCGTTAGAAAAATTGGAGACAACATTGAAATCACTCAAACCTTTTATCAAACAGATAGAAGGCATCGACGCGAAACTGGATCGGCCGAAATCGGAAACAGAGAGGTTGATCAAGAAGATGGAGAGTGGCAAGAACCTCGTTCTCAAGTGCTCTAAACTCCAATGGTGGGATTGCTGTGGTAAAGCGAATCGCCAAGAGGAACTTGAAGAGCTCTACGATTCGATTTGCGAGTTCTTTAAATTGGAGCTGCAAGCAATTAATACGAGGGATGTGAAGGAGGCGCTGGTTGGAGTTAGAGATATTCAGGGTGGGGTTAGGGAAATTCAGGTTGAGATTGGGAAATTGAGTAAAATGGTTCCAAGAAATGAGAGAGTTGAATTGAGAGGTGTGTGTTCACCTCCTAAACCCCCTGCGTTTATTGTTGGGTTTGATGTTCCGTTGAAGCAGCTGAAGCTCAAGTTGATGGATGACCGGATTGGTGATCATCCGGTGGTGCTCACGGTGACCGGAGCAGGCGGTTCCGGGAAGAGTACATTGGCGAAAATGCTTTGCTGGGATGATGAAGTTAAGG ATAAATTCAACGACAACATCTTCTTTGTAACATTTGGAAAAAAGCCCAAGTTGAGTACCATTGTGCAGAAACTATTTCAGCACACTGGTTATGAGACACTCGAGTTTCAAAGCGATGAAGAAATGCTTAACCAAATAGAAAATCTTCTGAATCAGCTGGTTAGAAAGAATCCAATATTGTTAGTACTGGATGATGTTTGGCCGGGATCAGAATCTCTGGTTGATAAGTTTGAGTTCCATATAAAAGATTACAAGATTCTAGTGACATCAAGAGTCGTAATTGGAAGATTCGGAAATCCAATTGTCTTGAAACCCCTTGGAGATGCAGATGCCATAAAGCTATTTCAGCACTCGGCATCTCTAAATCATAGCAGCTCCGATGTTCCTGATGATGTCGTGAAAGAG ATAGTGAGAGGCTGCAGCGGTTCTCCTATGGCACTTAGAGTGAATGGCAGATCACTCAGTCAGCAGCAGCGGGTGGTTTGGCAAGAAAGGGCCAAAGAATTATCGAGAGGTGGTTCGGTTCTTCATTCTAGCAGCGACGTGCTTGACAGTCTCCAAAAATGCTTTGATCTCTTGGATCCTATGGGCATTGAGTGTTTCCAGGACCTAGGATTATTCCCCGAAGACCAGCGGATCCCTGCTGCTGCACTTGTTGATATGTGGACTGAGCTCTATGGCGACGATGACACAAGTGCATTAGCGAATATTTATAAACTAGTCAACTGGAATTTGGCTGATATTGTTGTCACAAG GAACGTTGAGAGTGAGACAGTAGACTATAGCTACCACTATGTCATGCAGCATGATCTTCTTCGTGAGCTTGCAATCCTTCAAACTAGCCAAAAACCAGAGGCAGAGAGGAATAAACTGATTCTCGACATTAGTGGGAATGACCTTCCAAAATGGTGGACTACAGAGAAAGAGTATCACATTAAAGCTCGTGTACTATCCATATCAACCG ACGAAGCATTCGCAACAGAATGGTGCAACTTGGAGCCATCTGAAGTTGAGGCTTTAGTGTTGAATATTCGAGCTGCAAAGTTCACCTTACCAATGTTCATGAAGAAAATGAGAAAATTAAAGGTTTTGATAGTATCAAATTATGATTTCTTTCAAATGGAATTAAATAATTCCCAACTTCTTGGTTATCTATCCGAGCTTAAAAGAATCAGATTCGAGAAGGTTTCGGTTCCTTTCCTTGGCAAGGCTGGAATTCAATTGAAGAATCTGCAGAAGATATCACTTTTCATGTGCAATGTGAATGAAGCATTTGAAAATTGCACTACAGAAGTTTCAGAAATGCTGCCAAGTTTATTAGAGATAAACATTGATTACTGCAATATGGTGGCACTGCCTAATGGGATCTCCAATATTGTCTCCTTAAAGAAGCTAAGCATAACAAAGTGTCATAAGCTTTCTCAACTTCCTGAAGGAATAAAAAACTTGGTAAATTTGGAATCATTAAGGGTTAGTTCATGTGTTAGTTTAGCAGAGTTGCCAGAATCAATCACCAGGCTTCGTAACTTGAAACTTCTCGACATCTCTGAATGCATAAGCATTAGTAATTTGCCAGAGAAAGTGGGCGAGTTATGCAGTTTGCGAAAGCTTAATGTGAGAGGTTGCTCCAATTTAAGTGAGTTGCCATCCTCAATAATGGACCTTGGTAACTTAAGGGATGTGATATGTGATGAAGAGACCAAGGAATTATGGGAAGACTTGAAAACCACCCTTAATGGTCTTAACATAGTAGTGGTCCAAGCTGACATCAACTTGCATTGGCTACACCATTAG